Proteins co-encoded in one Streptococcus parauberis NCFD 2020 genomic window:
- a CDS encoding PspC domain-containing protein, whose amino-acid sequence MDTVFYKQRKNRLVAGVVAGLADKYGWDLAIARVFAALLIYSTGFGFVIYILLAIFLPYKEDLIAKKRNNGPRRRKDAEVVDDEDDGWFW is encoded by the coding sequence ATGGATACAGTTTTTTACAAACAGCGCAAAAACAGGTTGGTTGCAGGTGTTGTTGCTGGCTTAGCTGATAAATATGGTTGGGATTTAGCAATTGCACGCGTTTTTGCAGCCCTGCTAATTTATTCAACTGGCTTTGGATTTGTTATTTACATTTTATTAGCTATCTTTTTGCCTTATAAAGAGGATCTAATTGCTAAAAAACGTAATAATGGGCCAAGACGTCGTAAGGATGCCGAAGTGGTTGACGATGAAGATGATGGTTGGTTCTGGTAA
- the hprK gene encoding HPr(Ser) kinase/phosphatase, with translation MSVTVKMLINKVRFEIIYGTDELFEKEITTSDISRPGLEMTGYFDYYAPERIQIFGMKEWSYLTKMTSHNRYSVLREMFKKETPAVIVSRDLPIPDEMIQAAKEENIVLLKSKTSTSRLLGEISYFLGESLAERTSVHGVLMDIYGMGVLIQGDSGIGKSETGLELVKRGHRLVADDRVDVYAKDEETLWGEPAEILRHLLEIRGVGIIDIMSLYGASAVKDSSQVQLAIYLENFEAGKIFDRLGNGNEDVDFAGVKIPRIRIPVKTGRNVSVVIEAAAMNYRAKQMGFDATKTFEERLTNLISQNEENQ, from the coding sequence ATGTCAGTTACAGTTAAGATGCTCATTAATAAGGTTCGTTTTGAAATTATTTATGGCACCGATGAATTATTTGAAAAAGAAATCACAACATCCGACATATCAAGACCAGGGCTTGAAATGACCGGTTATTTTGATTATTATGCACCTGAACGCATTCAGATTTTTGGGATGAAGGAATGGTCATATTTGACAAAAATGACTTCTCATAACCGTTATTCAGTTTTAAGAGAGATGTTTAAAAAAGAAACACCAGCTGTGATCGTTTCTAGAGATTTACCAATACCTGATGAAATGATTCAAGCAGCTAAAGAGGAAAATATTGTTCTTTTAAAAAGTAAAACATCTACTAGTCGATTATTAGGTGAAATCTCTTATTTCTTAGGGGAATCATTAGCAGAACGAACAAGTGTTCACGGTGTTTTGATGGACATTTATGGTATGGGTGTTCTGATACAAGGGGACTCTGGTATAGGTAAAAGCGAAACTGGTTTGGAATTGGTAAAGCGGGGTCATCGTTTAGTTGCTGATGACCGAGTAGATGTCTATGCGAAAGACGAAGAGACACTTTGGGGGGAGCCTGCTGAGATTTTACGACATCTTCTCGAAATTCGAGGTGTTGGCATTATTGACATTATGTCACTTTATGGAGCTAGTGCTGTTAAAGATTCTTCACAAGTTCAGTTGGCTATTTATTTAGAAAATTTTGAAGCAGGGAAAATATTTGATCGTCTTGGCAATGGTAATGAAGATGTTGATTTTGCCGGCGTTAAAATTCCACGAATTAGAATTCCAGTTAAAACTGGGCGAAATGTCTCTGTTGTTATTGAAGCAGCTGCGATGAACTATCGTGCTAAACAAATGGGATTTGATGCGACTAAAACTTTTGAAGAAAGATTAACGAATTTGATTAGTCAGAATGAGGAAAACCAATGA
- the lgt gene encoding prolipoprotein diacylglyceryl transferase: MIDPIAFKIGPFAVHWYAICIMMGLLLGVYLASKEAPHKKLPSDDIIDFILIAFPLSILGARIYYVAFEWSYYSQHLNEIFAIWNGGIAIYGGLITGAIVLYFYTYNKAIDPIRFLDVTVPGVMIAQAIGRWGNFVNQEAYGKAVKSLNYLPNFIKQQMFIDGSYRIPTFLFESLWNLFGFIFIIVLRRKPKFLLEGEIFAFYLIWYGCGRLVIEGMRTDSLMFLGIRVSQIVSIIIIVIGLAFVIKRRAQKNIPFYQE; encoded by the coding sequence ATGATTGACCCAATAGCATTTAAAATTGGTCCATTTGCCGTTCATTGGTACGCGATTTGTATCATGATGGGTTTGCTGTTAGGAGTCTACTTAGCTTCAAAAGAAGCTCCACACAAAAAATTGCCTAGTGACGATATTATTGACTTTATTTTGATTGCCTTTCCACTATCTATTCTTGGTGCACGAATTTATTATGTTGCCTTTGAATGGTCATATTATTCTCAGCACCTGAATGAAATTTTTGCCATTTGGAATGGCGGGATTGCTATCTACGGTGGTTTAATCACAGGTGCCATCGTCTTGTATTTTTACACCTATAATAAAGCTATTGATCCCATAAGATTTTTGGATGTTACAGTTCCTGGTGTAATGATTGCGCAGGCTATTGGTCGCTGGGGTAATTTTGTAAATCAAGAAGCTTATGGCAAAGCAGTAAAAAGTTTAAATTATTTACCAAACTTCATAAAACAACAAATGTTTATAGACGGAAGTTACCGAATTCCAACCTTTTTATTTGAGTCATTATGGAATTTATTTGGATTTATCTTTATCATTGTTTTGAGAAGAAAACCTAAGTTTCTCTTAGAAGGTGAAATCTTTGCTTTTTATCTCATCTGGTATGGTTGTGGTCGACTTGTTATAGAAGGCATGAGAACGGATAGTCTAATGTTCTTAGGTATCCGAGTTTCACAAATTGTTTCAATTATTATTATTGTAATTGGTCTTGCTTTTGTTATCAAAAGAAGAGCACAAAAAAATATTCCTTTCTATCAGGAATAA
- a CDS encoding SprT family protein: protein MNLTDYVKQVSKEDFGQSFEHEAHWNNRLKTTGGRFFPNDGHLDFNLNLYEEFGPEIFRKIVRHELCHYHLYMAKKGFRHRDQDFKDLLAQVDGLRYAPISQKLNKIHYICKSCGHHFTRRRQINTRKYVCGFCQGKIVKINQSKD, encoded by the coding sequence ATGAATCTAACTGATTATGTAAAGCAGGTTTCCAAAGAGGATTTTGGACAAAGCTTCGAACACGAGGCCCATTGGAATAATCGTTTAAAAACAACAGGTGGAAGATTTTTCCCCAATGATGGTCACTTAGATTTTAATCTTAATCTTTATGAAGAATTTGGTCCTGAGATTTTTCGGAAAATTGTTAGGCATGAGCTCTGTCACTACCATCTCTATATGGCCAAAAAAGGTTTCCGACATCGAGACCAAGATTTTAAAGATCTATTAGCCCAGGTCGATGGTTTGCGCTATGCCCCAATTAGTCAAAAACTCAATAAAATTCATTATATATGTAAGTCTTGTGGGCATCATTTTACAAGAAGACGACAGATTAACACGCGAAAATATGTTTGCGGCTTTTGTCAAGGAAAAATAGTCAAAATAAATCAGTCAAAAGACTGA
- a CDS encoding YtxH domain-containing protein translates to MSNLLKSLVIGTATGLATAYFLSTEKGKEIKSRAEQAYDAYKENPEEYHQMAKEKGTEYTNLAKETFNDYKHKFETGEITPEQVMEAVKQKTNQFVNKTSQQFTEEKDMTDDQTMTTEDVVLNEEDVIIDYSDINEEAPVMNTSEDLISDTDVFSEEIIDASAKSEREEEELHSEI, encoded by the coding sequence ATGAGTAATCTACTTAAATCATTAGTTATTGGTACTGCAACTGGACTTGCAACTGCCTATTTCTTATCAACAGAAAAAGGAAAAGAAATTAAAAGCCGTGCTGAACAGGCATACGATGCTTATAAAGAAAACCCAGAAGAGTATCATCAAATGGCAAAAGAAAAAGGTACTGAATATACTAACCTTGCAAAAGAAACATTTAATGATTATAAACATAAATTTGAAACTGGTGAGATTACTCCTGAACAAGTAATGGAAGCAGTTAAACAAAAAACAAATCAATTTGTTAATAAGACAAGCCAACAATTTACAGAAGAAAAAGATATGACAGATGATCAAACAATGACTACTGAAGATGTTGTTCTTAATGAAGAAGATGTAATCATTGATTATTCTGATATCAATGAGGAAGCTCCAGTGATGAACACTTCAGAAGATTTGATTTCAGATACAGATGTTTTTTCAGAAGAAATTATAGATGCATCAGCTAAGTCTGAACGTGAAGAAGAAGAGTTACATTCAGAAATATAA
- a CDS encoding DUF948 domain-containing protein, giving the protein MDLVGIALIIIALAFVALVIFLIIVLKKVSETIDETKKTISVLTSDVNVTLYQTNEILAKANVLVEDVNGKVSTIDPLFVAIADLSESVSDLNVHARTLGQHASSATSGVSKVSKTAMVGKMASKVFGKKEKSYE; this is encoded by the coding sequence ATGGATTTAGTAGGTATTGCATTAATTATCATCGCACTTGCATTTGTTGCACTCGTAATCTTTTTAATTATTGTTCTTAAAAAGGTATCAGAAACAATTGACGAAACGAAGAAGACAATTTCTGTTTTAACCAGTGATGTCAATGTAACTCTTTATCAAACTAATGAAATCTTAGCTAAAGCAAATGTTTTAGTTGAAGATGTCAATGGTAAAGTATCAACAATTGATCCCTTATTTGTTGCCATTGCAGATTTATCAGAAAGTGTTTCTGATTTAAATGTTCATGCAAGAACTTTGGGACAACATGCTAGCTCAGCAACAAGTGGTGTTTCTAAAGTTAGTAAAACTGCCATGGTAGGTAAAATGGCCTCAAAAGTATTTGGTAAAAAGGAGAAAAGTTATGAGTAA